From the genome of bacterium:
GGATGGGGTCGAGCGTGTCGTAGGTCCAGCGCGCGCTACCGTCGGGATTGATCGCGTACATCGAGCCATCCGCGCTGCCGGCGTAGATCGTGCCATCCGCCCCCACCGACGGCGAGGCGTAGAGGTGATCGCGCGCGGGATGCTTCCAGAGCCTTTTGCCGCTTGCCGCGTCGATCGCGTGCAGGTGGCCGTCGAACGAGCCGGCGTACACGGTATCGCGCGCATCATTGAGCGATACCGATCCCGCGACGGGGCCGAGCGTCAGCGCGCGCCAGCGGGCGTCGCCCTCGGTTGTGATCGAGCGGACCATGACATCGTTGCTGCCAAAATAGAGGCGACCGCGAAAATCGAGCGCGGGGCACGACCAGATCTGATCGCCGGTTTCGTGCGTCCATAGCACGTCGCCCGCCTGGCTGATGGCGTACATGCGGCGGTCGTCGTTGCCGGCGTAGAGCGTGCCGTCCGGTCCCATCGCGATGTGGCCTTCCCACCAGGTGATGAACGCGCCGCCGAGCGCGGCGAGCCGCCAGCGCTCCGTTCCGTCGGGGTTGATGGCATAGACGTACCCGTCGCCACTCGGGGCGAAGATTGTGCCGTCCGCGCCGATGAGCGCCGTGGAGTCGTTGATCTCGCCGGTGGCGAATCGCCACTTTTCGGAGCCGTCGGGGTTGATTGCGTGGATGAAGGTGTCCGCGGTGCCCACGTAGAGCGTGCCATCCGCGTCGATGGCGATCTCGTGATAGACGCCGCGCCCTGTCGAATAGACCCACGGCTCCCGGTCGTTCGCGACGGGGCGGATCGGGCTGCGCCCGCTGTTGCTCACGGTGCGCCGGTGCATCGGCCAGGGCGCATCCGATTTCACCGGCACGTCGTAACCGTATCCGCCGGTGTCGTCGTCAACCGCGTCGTCGTCTGGCGGCGCCGAATCGTCGTCGTCATCGGACGCGGTATCGTCGTCATCGGAGGGGTCGTCGTCATCGTCATCGAGCCCCGTGCTTTCGTCGCAGGCGCACGAGGCGGAAAGCCCCACAGCCAGGAGCAGAAGCATCAGGACGGAAAGAGCTTTTGTCATGGTTTCGCTTTCGGAATGGACGGAATCGACATTATGGACAGGATGGATACGGACAGCGCAAGTGGCGAGTGACGAATTACGAATGACGAGTGATTTCCTGAATGGGGAGTTGCGAGCGGCGAGCACGGCGTGATTTTCCTCAACAGTGCGGAGGCGCTTTCGGGCGATGCGGTGCGGTTCAAATTTTTTCATGGCTTTCGAGTCTTGGTACGGAAATGCGATTCCGCGATTCCCACTCGTCACTCGTCACTCGTAATTCGTCACTGGATTTGACCCGCGTCCGGTTGACCCGCCCCGCCGCGCGTGCTAATCCCGCCCAGACTGAGTGACGGTTCATTCATTTTCCTGCCGCGCGCATCGGACTTCGGAAATTGACCCAAAATTCGCAAAAAAACGCCAAAACCACACCCGGGACCAAGGCGGAGCCGCGCGCGAAAGGCGCGAACGCCAAAGGCGCGAGCAAGGGCGAAAACGCGAAGGCGGAGGGGTCGGTCAAGGCCGACCGGGCGACGCTCGCGCAGGCCAAGACGGCCAAGTTCGACAAAATCCTTCGCGCGGCCGTGAAGATCTTCGCGAAAAACGGGTTCCACAACGCCAAGATCAGCGAAATCGCCAAGGAAGCGGGCGTCGCCGACGGCACGATCTACCTGTACTTCAAGAACAAGGACGACCTGCTCATCCAGCTTTTCGAGCAGCAGATCGGCGTCGCCATGGCGCACGCCAAGGACGTGCTCGCCGGCGAAACCGAACCCGCGCGCCGGCTCGAGGCGTTTGTCGTCGCGTACCTTCGTTACATGGAAAAACACAAGAACCTGGCCGAGGTGCTCTCCGTCGAGCTGCGCCAGAGCCACAAGTTCATGAAGGAATATGTGCCGATCAAGTTCGCGGAATTCCTGAAAGTGATCGGCGAAATCATCGAAGATGGCGTCGTAGCCGGCGTGTTTCGCGCCGACGCGGACTCGCACGTATTGCGCCGTGCGATCTTCGGAGCGATCGACGAGCTGGTCCTTGCCGCGGTGCTCGCGCGCCGGCCGCCGTTTTCCGCGGACGACG
Proteins encoded in this window:
- a CDS encoding TetR/AcrR family transcriptional regulator is translated as MTQNSQKNAKTTPGTKAEPRAKGANAKGASKGENAKAEGSVKADRATLAQAKTAKFDKILRAAVKIFAKNGFHNAKISEIAKEAGVADGTIYLYFKNKDDLLIQLFEQQIGVAMAHAKDVLAGETEPARRLEAFVVAYLRYMEKHKNLAEVLSVELRQSHKFMKEYVPIKFAEFLKVIGEIIEDGVVAGVFRADADSHVLRRAIFGAIDELVLAAVLARRPPFSADDAARALSALFLDGLLARK